Proteins encoded together in one Lathyrus oleraceus cultivar Zhongwan6 chromosome 5, CAAS_Psat_ZW6_1.0, whole genome shotgun sequence window:
- the LOC127080633 gene encoding UDP-xylose transporter 3: MGEGENVHLGTIGALSLSVVSSVSIVICNKALMSSLHFIFATTLTSWHLLVTFCSLHVALKMRLFEHKPFDQKAVMGFGILNGTSIGLLNLSLGFNSVGFYQMTKLAIIPCTILLEILFLGKKFSRRIQFSLAILLFGVGIATVTDLQLNALGSFLSFLAVITTCVAQIMTNTIQKKFKVSSTQLLYQTCPYQAATLLIIGPYLDKVLTDLNVFYFKYTTQVTCVIVLSCLISISVNFSTFLVIGKTSPVTYQVLGHLKTCLVLAFGYIIVRDPFNWRNILGILVAMVGMLLYSYSSILENQQKAVETTLQAAQAREGELDPLINVESGNTILNKRPLVWNKEKD; encoded by the exons ATGGGAGAAGGAGAAAATGTTCATTTGGGGACTATCGGTGCGTTGAGTCTATCGGTGGTTTCGTCGGTGTCGATTGTCATTTGTAACAAAGCGTTGATGAGTTCACTGCATTTTATTTTCG CTACAACTTTGACAAGTTGGCATCTTCTTGTTACATTTTGTTCTCTTCATGTTGCACTAAAAATGAGACTTTTTGAGCACAAGCCGTTTGATCAAAAGGCTGTGATGGGATTTGGGATTCTCAATGGAACTTCAATTGGACTTTTGAATTTGAGCTTGGGTTTCAATTCTGTTGGATTTTATCAG ATGACAAAGCTAGCGATAATTCCATGTACTATTCTGCTGGAGATCCTTTTCCTTGGCAAGAAATTCAG TAGAAGAATACAATTTTCCTTAGCAATTCTTCTTTTCGGTGTTGGAATTGCAACCGTTACGGATTTGCAACTCAATGCACTGGGCTCTTTCTTATCTTTTCTAGCAGTGATAACAACTTGTGTTGCTCAAATT ATGACAAATACTATCCAGAAAAAGTTTAAAGTTTCTTCTACTCAACTTTTATATCAAACATGTCCATATCAGGCAGCAACCTTGCTGATAATCGGGCCGTATTTGGATAAAGTTCTCACTGATCTAAATGTTTTTTATTTCAAGTACACTACACAAGTGACG TGTGTCATTGTTCTTTCATGCCTTATCTCAATCTCAGTAAACTTTAGTACATTTCTTGTAATCGGAAAGACATCTCCGGTCACTTACCAGGTTCTTGGACATCTTAAGACATGTCTTGTGTTAGCTTTTGGCTACATTATTGTCCGCGACCCTTTTAATTGGAGGAACATATTGGGAATTTTGGTGGCCATGGTTGGGATGCTTCTATATTCCTACTCTAGCATTCTTGAGAATCAACAAAAAGCAGTTGAAACTACATTACAAGCAGCACAG GCAAGAGAAGGTGAATTGGATCCTCTGATTAATGTGGAAAGTGGAAATACAATATTGAACAAAAGGCCCCTTGTTTGGAACAAAGAAAAAGACTAA